The following proteins come from a genomic window of Chryseobacterium glaciei:
- a CDS encoding serine hydrolase domain-containing protein, translating into MKALKYIIGGTALTVAAAYIFGYDYLFSGISKTYLKGKTSANIDDGKLFPRYLIATEEPKLWEEDPEYNKEELPENIVENLKHSHTAAFVVIKNGKILHEQYWDGYNQLSKTNSFSMAKAVTVMLLGKALEEGKIENIDAQFSDFYDEFKTKEFGNNVTIKNLAQMEAGLDWDEDYANPFRPNAKAYYGRSLAKAVFSRKFKEEPGQRYEYQSGSTQLLGFAVRKAINQSLASYLSEKFWIPLGMEQNAEWSVDDNGMEKTYCCIHSNARDYAKLGQLFLDDGKVGDVQLLNLDFINLMRTPTQKSKEIYGMGLWINYDNPIKHYYFLGLQGQYIIMVPEHNMVIVRTGSYSNNPKNDRGRPDQAKFLVNETVKLFQTT; encoded by the coding sequence ATGAAAGCACTAAAATACATCATTGGCGGAACAGCCCTTACAGTAGCAGCAGCCTATATTTTCGGATATGATTACTTATTCAGCGGGATTTCCAAAACGTATCTGAAAGGAAAAACGAGTGCTAATATTGATGATGGGAAACTTTTTCCGAGATATCTTATTGCAACGGAAGAGCCCAAACTTTGGGAGGAAGATCCGGAATACAATAAAGAAGAGCTACCGGAAAATATAGTTGAAAATTTAAAACATTCTCACACCGCTGCTTTTGTTGTCATTAAAAACGGGAAAATTCTTCATGAGCAGTATTGGGACGGTTATAATCAGCTTTCAAAAACCAATTCTTTTTCGATGGCTAAAGCTGTGACGGTGATGCTTTTGGGGAAAGCTTTAGAAGAAGGTAAAATTGAAAATATTGATGCTCAATTTTCTGATTTTTATGATGAATTTAAAACTAAAGAATTCGGAAATAACGTAACGATTAAAAATCTTGCTCAAATGGAGGCAGGACTTGATTGGGATGAAGATTATGCTAATCCTTTTCGCCCCAATGCTAAAGCCTACTATGGAAGAAGCCTTGCCAAAGCGGTTTTTTCAAGAAAATTTAAAGAAGAACCGGGGCAACGATATGAATATCAAAGTGGTTCAACACAATTGCTAGGTTTTGCAGTGAGAAAAGCTATTAATCAGTCTTTAGCCAGTTATTTATCTGAGAAATTCTGGATTCCGCTCGGAATGGAACAAAATGCAGAATGGAGCGTTGACGACAATGGAATGGAAAAAACCTATTGCTGTATTCATTCCAATGCTAGAGATTATGCAAAATTGGGACAATTATTTTTGGATGACGGAAAAGTTGGGGATGTTCAATTATTAAATTTAGATTTTATTAATTTAATGAGAACTCCGACTCAAAAATCTAAAGAAATATACGGAATGGGACTTTGGATCAATTATGACAATCCTATTAAACATTATTATTTCTTAGGACTTCAAGGCCAATATATTATTATGGTTCCTGAACATAATATGGTGATTGTAAGAACGGGAAGCTACAGCAATAATCCGAAAAATGACAGAGGAAGACCGGATCAGGCTAAATTTCTGGTGAATGAAACGGTGAAATTATTTCAGACAACATAA
- a CDS encoding patatin-like phospholipase family protein encodes MKKTTILSLDGGGIRGIITCIILRYIEEQLQYYDKPSAKLGDYFDLVAGSSTGGLIASIILCPDEHRKAKYSIQKGLELYAEKGGDIFQVSFWEKLINPFGLLNEKISQEALEKNLNDFFGHLELKELIKPCLITSYDIENRRAKLFNSWEANISTDNFYVKDVCRATSAAPTYFSPVQIKSMYGQIFSLIDGGMFANNPALCAYAEARKIPFAEVLKNHQKANHPMVNDMIVVSIGTGIEARPYSFKKMEKAGKIGWVNPIIDILMSANAETVDYQLCQMFQTLGLRNQKNYYRLNPSLKNASPGMDNVRRSNIENLIQAGLSYIDDNRETLNQIVQKLIRNKI; translated from the coding sequence ATGAAAAAGACAACAATTCTTTCTTTGGACGGAGGCGGAATAAGAGGCATTATCACCTGCATTATTCTACGCTACATAGAGGAGCAGCTTCAGTATTATGATAAACCAAGCGCAAAACTTGGAGATTATTTTGATCTTGTGGCAGGAAGCAGTACGGGAGGACTGATTGCGTCTATTATTCTATGCCCCGATGAACACCGAAAAGCAAAATATTCCATCCAAAAAGGATTGGAATTATATGCAGAAAAAGGTGGCGACATATTTCAGGTTTCTTTTTGGGAGAAATTGATCAATCCATTCGGTTTGCTTAATGAAAAAATCTCTCAGGAAGCCCTTGAAAAAAACCTGAATGACTTTTTTGGACACCTTGAATTAAAAGAACTAATAAAACCATGTTTAATAACAAGTTATGACATCGAAAACAGAAGAGCCAAGCTTTTCAATTCTTGGGAAGCCAATATCAGTACAGATAATTTTTATGTAAAAGACGTTTGTAGAGCGACTTCAGCGGCGCCGACTTATTTCAGTCCGGTTCAGATAAAATCGATGTACGGACAGATTTTCAGCTTAATTGATGGCGGAATGTTCGCAAACAATCCCGCTCTTTGCGCTTATGCTGAAGCGAGAAAAATTCCGTTTGCGGAAGTTTTGAAAAATCATCAGAAAGCCAATCATCCGATGGTAAACGATATGATCGTTGTATCGATCGGAACAGGAATTGAAGCAAGACCTTATTCGTTCAAAAAAATGGAAAAAGCAGGAAAAATAGGTTGGGTAAATCCAATTATTGATATTTTAATGTCCGCTAATGCAGAAACCGTTGATTATCAACTTTGTCAAATGTTTCAGACGTTAGGTTTAAGGAATCAGAAAAATTATTATCGTTTAAATCCATCTTTGAAAAATGCTTCTCCGGGAATGGATAACGTAAGAAGATCAAACATCGAAAATCTGATTCAAGCCGGACTAAGTTATATTGACGATAATAGAGAAACCCTGAACCAAATCGTTCAGAAACTAATCAGAAATAAAATATAA
- a CDS encoding M15 family metallopeptidase: MDKVTLQRIEKLHPAVREEVKQIIKDCDEALTGRAKIRITQGLRSFEEQEKLYAIGRITSGKKVTNAKAGQSIHNYGLAVDICLMIDGKTASWDTVKDWDNDKVADWYECVKIFAKYGWDWGGNWKTFKDLPHFEKKSIITKKGVIKTSWRTLAKMARDKSNYIIL; encoded by the coding sequence ATGGATAAAGTGACTTTACAGAGAATAGAAAAACTTCACCCTGCCGTCCGAGAGGAAGTGAAACAAATCATCAAAGACTGCGATGAAGCTCTTACCGGAAGAGCAAAAATAAGAATCACACAAGGATTAAGAAGCTTTGAAGAACAGGAAAAACTATACGCCATCGGAAGAATTACAAGCGGAAAAAAAGTAACCAACGCCAAAGCCGGACAAAGTATTCACAATTATGGTCTTGCCGTTGATATTTGCTTAATGATCGACGGAAAAACAGCAAGCTGGGACACTGTAAAAGACTGGGATAACGACAAAGTAGCTGATTGGTACGAATGTGTGAAAATTTTCGCCAAATACGGCTGGGACTGGGGTGGAAACTGGAAAACCTTCAAAGACCTTCCCCACTTCGAAAAAAAGAGCATTATTACCAAAAAAGGTGTGATAAAAACAAGCTGGAGAACACTTGCTAAAATGGCTCGGGATAAATCAAATTATATCATACTATAA
- a CDS encoding Y-family DNA polymerase, giving the protein MYALVDCNNFFVSCERTLDSSLENKPVVVLSNNDGCVVSRSKEAKDLGIPMAAPAFKYKELFRKYDVKSFSAKFELYNFKSQQVIEIARSYVLEYETYSIDELFLDLTGFKYINLYDYCLEIRNKIQKETSIPVSIGIAPTKTLCKVANRIVKDFPEKFNGVYIMDTPEKIEKALRWLNIGDVWGIGRKLTAKMNDSGVYKAWDLLQKPEMWVRKVMGIHGVRMINELKGIRQLELDSPSPKKSIAVTRSFMEMLMKKDEVRERVETFGMYCSERLRKQNTCCKMVTVFVQTNRFRKDLPEYRNAMTKVLPNPTNSSIIIGRVVNELFEAIFKEGFHYKKAGVIVNDFVPEDQRLISLFEEDTQNQHLPVMKAMDAMNKKYGKDKVRLGSMSGENTFGRAQLSPEYEAFLKNNTLTEANFRFH; this is encoded by the coding sequence ATGTACGCTTTAGTAGATTGCAATAATTTCTTTGTTTCCTGTGAAAGAACGCTAGATTCTTCGCTCGAAAACAAGCCCGTTGTGGTGCTTTCCAACAACGACGGATGTGTTGTGTCTCGAAGTAAAGAAGCGAAAGACTTGGGAATTCCGATGGCTGCTCCTGCATTTAAATATAAAGAGCTTTTTAGGAAATACGATGTTAAAAGTTTTTCCGCAAAATTTGAATTATATAATTTTAAAAGTCAACAGGTTATTGAGATTGCTAGATCGTATGTTTTAGAATATGAAACTTATAGTATAGATGAGTTGTTTTTAGATCTGACAGGTTTTAAATACATTAATCTTTACGATTATTGTCTGGAAATTAGAAATAAAATTCAAAAAGAAACCAGCATTCCTGTAAGTATCGGGATTGCTCCCACTAAAACCTTGTGTAAAGTTGCGAATAGAATTGTAAAAGATTTTCCCGAGAAATTTAATGGCGTTTATATTATGGATACTCCAGAAAAAATTGAAAAAGCTCTAAGGTGGCTAAACATCGGAGATGTTTGGGGAATCGGACGAAAACTTACCGCAAAAATGAATGACAGCGGAGTTTATAAAGCATGGGACTTACTTCAAAAGCCTGAAATGTGGGTTCGAAAAGTGATGGGAATTCATGGCGTAAGAATGATCAACGAGCTAAAAGGAATTCGCCAGCTTGAACTGGATTCTCCTTCTCCGAAAAAATCAATCGCCGTTACCAGAAGCTTCATGGAAATGCTGATGAAAAAAGATGAGGTACGGGAACGCGTAGAAACTTTCGGAATGTATTGCTCTGAAAGATTGCGAAAACAAAATACCTGCTGTAAAATGGTTACCGTTTTCGTTCAGACCAATCGTTTCAGAAAAGATTTGCCGGAATACAGAAATGCAATGACCAAAGTTCTTCCGAATCCTACTAATTCTTCCATTATTATCGGTCGGGTTGTGAATGAACTTTTCGAAGCGATTTTTAAAGAAGGTTTTCATTATAAAAAAGCCGGAGTTATCGTTAATGATTTTGTTCCTGAGGATCAAAGATTGATCAGCCTTTTCGAAGAAGATACTCAAAATCAACATCTACCAGTCATGAAAGCAATGGACGCAATGAATAAAAAATACGGAAAAGATAAAGTTCGTTTAGGAAGTATGAGCGGCGAAAATACTTTTGGGCGCGCGCAATTATCCCCGGAATACGAAGCTTTCTTAAAAAATAATACTTTGACGGAAGCTAATTTCCGTTTCCACTAA
- a CDS encoding M48 family metalloprotease, which produces MMKKLISFLFFYFFIVTFGQVYKPMDTADYAKRKDFLRNFSSDIENLSKKSKSDFPGKKGSELSKIYKEFSKEFEKKVKEKSFVFNAEFDSKVKSLIERLRKNNPQIPQNLKILIARDNTPNAYCFADGTFVINMGLFSWLNNDDQLAAVISHELGHKISEHTLKVFLNMIDQDQMDKAVVQNIKSTKENRNQRAFDVLKNRIYRKGVENRKQEMQADSLGYVIFKNSDFKKTEFVNALKRLEDFDTISPRVLKVETYKKYFGLPKQEFKEKWLKKEDFSLYNYNNFKEKLNKDSLKSHPEIVLRIDRLKKIFPELKVENADGKPSESYAVLEKIARMETLPNFYYSEDYGVGIYSSLQFLQDGEEEEYYKKWLGKCFAKIYEARKNYNLNRYLDRVDPKNQSESYQQFLNFMWNLSLDEIKNIADYYQNKES; this is translated from the coding sequence ATGATGAAAAAACTAATTTCCTTTTTATTTTTCTATTTTTTCATAGTGACTTTCGGACAGGTATATAAACCTATGGATACCGCAGATTATGCAAAAAGAAAAGATTTTCTCAGAAATTTTTCTTCAGATATTGAAAATCTAAGCAAAAAAAGCAAATCTGATTTTCCGGGAAAAAAGGGATCCGAATTATCAAAAATCTATAAAGAATTCTCCAAAGAGTTTGAAAAAAAGGTAAAGGAAAAAAGCTTTGTTTTTAACGCTGAATTTGATTCTAAAGTAAAAAGCCTGATAGAAAGATTAAGAAAAAATAACCCTCAAATTCCTCAAAATTTAAAAATTCTTATTGCCAGAGACAACACGCCAAATGCTTATTGCTTTGCAGACGGAACCTTTGTGATCAATATGGGGCTTTTCAGTTGGCTAAATAATGATGATCAGCTGGCGGCGGTGATTTCCCATGAGCTGGGACACAAAATTTCGGAACACACGCTGAAGGTTTTTCTGAATATGATTGATCAGGATCAAATGGATAAGGCGGTGGTTCAGAATATTAAATCAACCAAAGAAAACCGTAATCAAAGGGCTTTTGATGTACTGAAAAACCGAATTTATAGGAAAGGTGTTGAAAATAGAAAGCAGGAAATGCAGGCCGATTCTTTAGGCTATGTTATTTTTAAAAATAGTGATTTTAAGAAAACCGAATTTGTTAATGCATTAAAAAGACTGGAAGATTTTGATACGATTTCGCCAAGAGTATTAAAAGTAGAAACCTATAAAAAATATTTTGGTCTTCCCAAGCAGGAATTTAAAGAGAAGTGGCTGAAAAAAGAAGATTTTTCACTTTATAATTATAATAATTTTAAAGAAAAACTGAATAAAGATTCGTTGAAATCACATCCAGAAATTGTCTTAAGAATTGATAGGCTTAAAAAAATATTTCCGGAACTGAAGGTTGAAAATGCAGATGGAAAACCTTCGGAATCTTACGCTGTTCTGGAAAAAATAGCAAGAATGGAAACATTGCCCAATTTTTATTATTCGGAAGATTATGGGGTTGGAATTTATTCAAGTCTTCAGTTTTTACAGGATGGAGAAGAAGAGGAATATTATAAAAAATGGCTCGGAAAATGTTTCGCTAAAATTTATGAAGCTCGGAAAAATTATAACTTAAACCGATATCTGGATAGGGTAGACCCCAAAAACCAGAGTGAAAGTTATCAGCAGTTTTTGAATTTTATGTGGAATCTGAGTCTGGATGAAATAAAAAATATCGCCGATTATTATCAAAATAAAGAATCCTGA